In Panacibacter ginsenosidivorans, the following proteins share a genomic window:
- a CDS encoding TMEM175 family protein: protein MSKNRMEAFSDGVLAIIITIMVLEIKVPHGTEWNDLIPLIPVFVSYMISFLLVGIYWGNHHHLLHTVKNINSGILLSNLHLLFWLSLVPFAAGWMGENHFEPNSIILYAIILILCGIAYGILQNSILKTLDQRSNIVVELKKQNKKVIISVLLVLAAIPFAFFYPAASAALFFLQSAIWLIPDKNIEKALKD from the coding sequence ATGAGCAAAAACAGGATGGAAGCTTTTAGTGACGGAGTCCTTGCAATTATCATTACTATTATGGTGTTGGAAATAAAAGTACCACATGGCACAGAATGGAATGATCTTATTCCGCTTATCCCTGTTTTTGTAAGTTATATGATCAGCTTTCTACTCGTTGGTATTTACTGGGGTAATCATCATCACCTGTTACATACTGTGAAAAATATTAATTCAGGTATACTATTATCAAACCTTCATTTACTATTTTGGCTGTCGCTGGTACCATTTGCAGCAGGATGGATGGGAGAAAATCATTTTGAGCCCAACAGTATCATTTTGTACGCCATCATACTTATTTTATGTGGCATCGCTTATGGGATTTTACAAAACAGTATTCTTAAAACACTCGATCAGCGAAGTAATATAGTTGTGGAGTTAAAAAAGCAAAATAAAAAAGTGATCATATCAGTTTTATTGGTGCTGGCAGCTATACCATTTGCATTTTTTTATCCTGCTGCTTCAGCAGCGCTGTTTTTTCTGCAATCAGCTATCTGGCTTATTCCGGATAAGAATATTGAAAAAGCATTGAAAGATTAA
- a CDS encoding helix-turn-helix domain-containing protein — MKTETVPILSLFEKEKKFFDDSVEWKPRFPTLHQQFHINKLEDFIGHLKFPFAPHRQTVSDFLFLSKGKSTRSKGLDKYDFGANTFFFLPAYQISTHDLMSRDVKGFYCHFDLEIFNRKFIKQDILHDFSFLEFTGNPLVTIDDETKAHVLNILTRLEFEYNNNSKVDLDIISVNLLALFLEVRQFAKQEKITENAAFRITQQYKSKLARYIYEKNSVTEYAGMLNVSPNHLNKCVKAATGKSAQDLLSEMVILEAKVLLKQSALTVNEIAWKIGKEDASDFIRFFKSKTGFTPTEYRKMD; from the coding sequence TTGAAAACAGAAACTGTTCCTATATTAAGCCTTTTTGAAAAAGAAAAAAAGTTCTTCGATGACTCTGTTGAATGGAAACCGCGTTTTCCAACACTGCACCAACAGTTTCACATAAATAAGCTGGAAGATTTTATAGGCCATTTAAAATTTCCATTTGCACCACACAGGCAAACAGTCTCTGATTTTCTTTTTCTCAGCAAAGGAAAATCAACACGTAGCAAGGGTCTTGATAAATACGACTTTGGCGCTAATACTTTTTTCTTTTTACCAGCTTACCAGATCTCTACCCATGATCTTATGAGCCGCGATGTAAAAGGCTTTTATTGTCATTTCGACCTGGAAATATTTAACCGCAAATTTATTAAGCAGGATATTTTGCATGATTTTTCTTTTCTTGAATTTACAGGCAACCCACTTGTAACAATCGACGATGAAACAAAAGCTCATGTATTGAATATACTTACCAGGCTTGAGTTTGAATATAACAACAATTCAAAAGTTGATCTTGATATCATCAGTGTAAACCTGCTGGCTTTATTTCTTGAAGTAAGGCAGTTTGCCAAACAGGAAAAGATAACAGAGAATGCTGCTTTTAGAATCACCCAACAGTATAAGAGCAAACTCGCAAGATATATTTACGAAAAAAATTCTGTTACAGAATATGCAGGAATGCTTAACGTTTCGCCCAACCATTTGAATAAATGTGTAAAGGCTGCAACAGGAAAATCTGCACAGGATCTTTTAAGTGAAATGGTGATACTTGAAGCAAAAGTTTTATTAAAACAAAGCGCATTAACTGTAAATGAAATAGCCTGGAAAATTGGCAAAGAAGATGCCAGTGATTTTATACGTTTCTTCAAATCAAAAACCGGCTTTACTCCTACTGAATACAGGAAAATGGATTGA